A genome region from Chitinophagales bacterium includes the following:
- the metG gene encoding methionine--tRNA ligase: protein MKNWKRYTITAALPYANGPVHIGHLAGCYIPADIYVRYLRSCKREVFFVCGSDEHGVPITIKARKEGITPQQVVDKYHGMMKNSFADFGIAFDAYGRTSSTIHHQTASAFFKTMYEKGSFEERETEQYYDETAQQFLADRYITGTCPVCSNENAYGDQCEKCGSSLSPTDLIHPKSVLSGAAPVKRLTKNWFLPLNKLQPAIEKYLAQHTNWKTNVYGQCKSWLESGDGLQPRSMTRDLDWGIPVPVEGAQGKVLYVWFDAPIGYISNTIEHFKGSDEWQKWWKDEDTRLVHFIGKDNIVFHCIIFPAMLMEHGGFITADNVPANEFLNLEGDKISTSRNWAVWLHEYLQDFPGKQDVLRYTLCANMPETKDNDFTWKDFQTKNNSELVAILGNLVNRVLVLTEKYFEGKVPQAGTCATLQNFLQLQKEKAETSLEEFRFREALQEVMNIARHGNKLLTEKEPWKLIKTDKEATGIVLYDCLQIIVNLALIAEPFLPFTSKKILEMLGLQQANLSWSNIGAVNLLQPNHQLGTVSLLFEKIEDEAIEKQIDKLKQKPQATTAVTAAPTAKPTAAIAEQAAEIVFDDFAKIDLRAGTILTADKVEKADKLLKLSVDLGFETRTIVSGIAAYFKPEELPGTQVCVVANLAPRKLRGIESKGMILLAEDADGKLVFVSPTQAVANGSMVK from the coding sequence ATGAAAAACTGGAAACGATATACCATTACGGCTGCTCTACCTTATGCCAATGGTCCTGTACATATTGGCCATTTGGCAGGCTGCTATATTCCTGCCGATATTTATGTTCGTTATTTGCGCAGCTGCAAGCGCGAAGTGTTTTTTGTTTGTGGAAGCGATGAACACGGTGTGCCCATTACCATTAAAGCTCGTAAAGAAGGAATTACGCCACAGCAAGTAGTAGATAAGTATCATGGCATGATGAAAAATTCATTTGCCGATTTTGGAATTGCTTTTGATGCTTATGGCCGCACCAGCAGCACAATTCATCACCAAACGGCATCGGCTTTTTTTAAAACTATGTACGAAAAAGGTTCGTTTGAAGAGCGCGAAACCGAACAGTATTACGATGAAACAGCACAGCAGTTTCTTGCCGACCGCTACATTACCGGAACCTGCCCGGTTTGCAGCAACGAAAATGCCTATGGCGACCAGTGCGAAAAGTGTGGTTCTTCGCTTTCGCCTACAGATTTAATACATCCCAAAAGTGTATTAAGCGGAGCTGCTCCCGTAAAGAGGCTAACCAAAAACTGGTTCTTACCGCTCAATAAATTGCAGCCTGCAATTGAAAAATATTTAGCACAGCACACCAACTGGAAAACCAATGTGTACGGGCAATGCAAAAGCTGGCTCGAAAGTGGCGATGGTTTACAACCGCGCAGCATGACGCGCGATTTAGATTGGGGAATCCCCGTGCCGGTAGAGGGTGCACAAGGCAAAGTACTGTATGTATGGTTCGATGCCCCGATTGGTTATATTTCAAATACCATAGAGCATTTTAAAGGTAGTGATGAATGGCAAAAGTGGTGGAAAGATGAAGATACACGCCTCGTTCATTTTATTGGGAAAGACAATATCGTTTTCCATTGCATTATTTTTCCTGCAATGCTAATGGAACATGGAGGTTTTATTACTGCCGATAATGTTCCGGCAAACGAATTTTTAAATCTTGAAGGCGATAAAATTTCTACTTCGCGAAATTGGGCAGTGTGGCTGCACGAGTATTTACAAGATTTTCCCGGAAAGCAAGATGTGCTGCGCTATACGCTGTGTGCCAATATGCCCGAAACTAAAGACAACGATTTTACGTGGAAAGACTTTCAAACAAAAAACAATAGCGAGTTGGTTGCTATTTTGGGTAATTTGGTAAACAGGGTTCTGGTACTTACCGAAAAGTATTTTGAAGGCAAAGTGCCTCAAGCCGGAACTTGTGCAACATTGCAAAATTTCTTGCAGTTACAGAAAGAAAAAGCAGAAACCTCGCTCGAAGAATTTCGCTTCCGCGAAGCATTGCAGGAAGTAATGAATATTGCACGGCACGGCAATAAATTACTTACAGAAAAAGAACCGTGGAAACTTATTAAAACCGATAAGGAAGCCACCGGAATAGTGCTGTACGATTGCCTTCAAATAATTGTCAACCTAGCCTTGATTGCAGAGCCGTTTTTGCCATTTACCTCCAAAAAAATATTGGAAATGCTTGGGCTTCAACAAGCAAATTTAAGTTGGAGCAATATAGGTGCCGTAAACTTGCTGCAACCTAATCACCAACTTGGAACGGTAAGTTTATTATTTGAAAAAATTGAAGACGAAGCCATAGAAAAGCAAATAGACAAGTTAAAGCAAAAACCACAGGCAACAACTGCAGTTACGGCAGCGCCCACCGCGAAACCCACCGCAGCAATTGCTGAGCAGGCAGCAGAAATAGTATTCGATGATTTTGCAAAAATAGACTTGCGAGCAGGTACAATTCTTACAGCCGATAAAGTTGAAAAAGCAGATAAGTTGCTGAAACTATCGGTAGATTTAGGTTTTGAAACCCGCACCATAGTTTCGGGTATTGCAGCATATTTTAAGCCGGAAGAATTGCCCGGCACGCAAGTGTGTGTGGTAGCCAATCTTGCTCCTCGCAAATTGCGCGGTATAGAATCTAAAGGTATGATTTTGCTGGCAGAAGATGCCGATGGTAAGTTGGTTTTTGTTTCGCCCACGCAGGCTGTAGCCAATGGCAGCATGGTAAAATAG
- a CDS encoding DUF2480 family protein yields MSQIQPIVNKAVNRAVEEIDLADFFPLENDIATIDLATFLFKGLLLKESDFREAVSQMQWQQFAEKYVCVHCSTNAIVPMWAYMVLAAQLAPFAKEVAACKPQDAAQVFLERNIIAFNTTQFEGKRVIVKGCGDKPIDERAYLLIAQKLAKQVRAIMYGEACSSVPVFKKQID; encoded by the coding sequence ATGAGCCAAATTCAACCCATTGTAAACAAAGCGGTCAACAGAGCAGTGGAGGAAATAGATCTGGCAGATTTTTTTCCACTAGAAAACGATATTGCTACCATAGACTTGGCTACCTTTCTTTTTAAGGGGTTACTGCTAAAAGAAAGCGATTTTAGAGAAGCTGTAAGTCAAATGCAGTGGCAACAGTTTGCAGAGAAATATGTGTGTGTACATTGCAGTACCAATGCTATTGTGCCTATGTGGGCGTATATGGTTTTAGCCGCGCAACTTGCACCTTTTGCAAAGGAAGTGGCAGCCTGTAAACCGCAAGATGCAGCACAAGTTTTTTTAGAGCGCAATATTATTGCTTTTAATACAACACAATTCGAAGGGAAACGCGTTATTGTAAAAGGCTGTGGCGATAAGCCAATAGACGAACGTGCTTATTTACTTATAGCGCAAAAGCTCGCAAAGCAGGTGCGTGCTATCATGTATGGCGAAGCATGTTCATCGGTGCCGGTATTTAAAAAACAAATAGATTAA
- a CDS encoding lytic transglycosylase domain-containing protein, whose amino-acid sequence MTQKAILVTAVMCSLCFGFAASLAWQKLHWFESNKVNVFEKTRQEAPAVKWENSIDSTQKIEPLRIAGELFFAGEKVPLEDPEVFERLDRELQINVFWHSNTLLTMKLANRYFPVIEKILAEEGVPNDFKYLPLIESGFRDVVSPSGAAGFWQFLAPTAKLYNLEVRADIDERYHVEKSTRAACAYLKKAKERLGNWTAAAASYNIGLQGMADRCKTQNSNNYYDLLLTQETSRYVFRMLAMKAIFANPEAAGYYIKSEDLYQPFSYKTITVDTPITNIASFAADFGLQYRHIKLLNSWLRDNYLHNKDRKVYEIKIMQ is encoded by the coding sequence ATGACTCAAAAGGCCATATTGGTTACTGCCGTAATGTGCAGCCTTTGTTTTGGTTTTGCAGCATCGTTGGCTTGGCAAAAACTACATTGGTTCGAAAGCAATAAAGTAAATGTGTTTGAAAAAACACGCCAGGAAGCACCTGCCGTAAAGTGGGAAAACTCAATAGACTCAACACAAAAGATAGAACCGTTGCGCATTGCGGGCGAGCTTTTTTTTGCGGGCGAAAAAGTGCCGTTAGAAGACCCCGAAGTATTTGAGCGCTTAGATAGAGAATTGCAGATAAATGTGTTTTGGCATTCTAATACTTTACTTACCATGAAATTGGCAAACCGCTATTTTCCGGTTATAGAAAAAATCCTTGCCGAAGAAGGAGTGCCCAACGATTTTAAATACCTGCCTTTAATCGAAAGCGGTTTTCGCGATGTGGTAAGCCCTTCGGGTGCTGCGGGATTTTGGCAGTTCTTAGCACCCACCGCTAAGCTATATAATTTAGAAGTACGTGCCGATATAGACGAGCGCTACCATGTAGAAAAAAGCACCCGCGCTGCATGTGCCTATTTAAAAAAGGCAAAAGAAAGATTAGGCAACTGGACTGCAGCAGCAGCTTCGTACAATATTGGTTTACAAGGAATGGCCGACCGTTGCAAAACACAAAATTCTAATAACTATTACGACTTGCTGCTCACACAGGAAACATCGCGCTATGTATTTAGAATGCTTGCCATGAAAGCAATTTTTGCCAACCCTGAAGCTGCCGGCTATTATATAAAATCCGAAGATTTATACCAGCCGTTTAGCTACAAAACCATTACTGTAGATACGCCCATTACAAATATAGCTTCGTTTGCAGCCGATTTTGGTTTGCAGTACCGCCATATAAAATTACTCAATTCATGGCTACGCGATAATTATCTACACAATAAAGACCGGAAGGTGTATGAAATTAAAATAATGCAATAA
- a CDS encoding Omp28-related outer membrane protein encodes MASISGCKEVGPNINLGGKSKSLVDTSYVENPPPAAEEKNVVMEEFTGVQCVNCPAGHQIIKTLKSSFGERLVVVSYHTDFLGEPFSFTTEDLRTEAAKQVQDYLVFDGYKPSASIDRFPFNTSQTSLLYSRNTWNTRVQQEMAKTSPVNIALTTVVDTTTRKLTATVELHYTSTVAEEQKITMVVVENNIVQPQLNTGNVVDTFYNHLDIQRVFLTNALGDEIKTTTEAGRVVKKTYEVNLPATLQLKELKLIAFVHKYNGSKEILQGKEVEVK; translated from the coding sequence ATGGCAAGCATAAGTGGCTGTAAGGAAGTTGGCCCCAACATAAATCTCGGAGGTAAAAGCAAATCTTTGGTTGATACCTCGTATGTTGAAAATCCACCACCGGCAGCCGAAGAGAAAAATGTGGTAATGGAAGAATTTACCGGAGTGCAATGTGTAAACTGCCCTGCCGGACATCAGATTATTAAAACGCTCAAAAGTTCATTTGGCGAAAGGTTGGTGGTGGTAAGTTACCACACCGATTTTTTAGGCGAGCCTTTTTCTTTTACCACCGAAGATTTGCGCACCGAGGCGGCAAAGCAGGTACAAGATTATTTAGTGTTTGATGGTTACAAGCCGTCTGCATCAATAGATCGCTTTCCTTTCAATACTTCGCAAACTTCTTTATTGTATTCGCGCAATACATGGAATACGCGTGTGCAGCAAGAAATGGCAAAAACTTCACCCGTAAACATTGCACTTACTACTGTTGTAGATACTACTACTCGCAAACTTACTGCCACAGTAGAACTGCATTATACAAGCACCGTTGCCGAAGAACAAAAAATTACCATGGTAGTAGTAGAAAATAATATTGTGCAGCCACAATTAAATACCGGAAACGTAGTAGATACATTTTACAACCACTTGGATATACAACGCGTGTTTTTAACCAATGCTCTAGGCGATGAAATTAAAACCACTACCGAGGCGGGGCGTGTGGTAAAGAAAACTTATGAAGTAAACTTGCCAGCAACATTGCAATTAAAAGAACTCAAACTAATAGCCTTTGTACATAAGTATAATGGCTCAAAAGAAATATTGCAGGGAAAAGAAGTTGAGGTAAAATAA
- a CDS encoding 30S ribosomal protein THX yields the protein MGRGDKRTRKGKIFKGSFGNSRPQKVKATADAATAKASPAKKAAKPAKETAEAAEKKTVKRAPAKKAAAPKKKADSAE from the coding sequence ATGGGAAGAGGAGATAAACGTACCCGCAAAGGAAAAATTTTCAAAGGTTCATTTGGCAATTCGCGTCCGCAAAAAGTAAAAGCTACCGCAGATGCAGCTACCGCCAAAGCATCACCGGCTAAAAAAGCAGCTAAACCTGCTAAAGAAACTGCCGAAGCAGCCGAAAAGAAAACCGTAAAACGCGCACCAGCTAAAAAAGCTGCTGCTCCTAAGAAAAAAGCAGATAGCGCAGAATAA
- the xth gene encoding exodeoxyribonuclease III, translated as MKILSYNVNGVRSAESKGLSQWLKTVDADIVCLQEIKVSRIDFSDVPFKALGYECYIFPAEKKGYSGVAIFTKLKPDNVVEGIGLPQYDAEGRNLRLDFGDLSVMSAYFPSGTTGDERQDVKMRYLEDIYTYLQTLQKERSKLIVAGDYNICHTAIDIHDPVRNKDVSGFKPEERAWMEKFFTTGFTDSFRFLHPTDLHQYSWWSYRANARANNKGWRIDYIAATDNLRNHIAEAQILQDAKHSDHCPVLCKLNM; from the coding sequence TTGAAAATACTTTCGTACAATGTAAATGGAGTGCGCTCGGCTGAAAGTAAGGGTTTAAGCCAATGGCTAAAAACCGTAGATGCAGACATCGTGTGTTTACAAGAAATAAAAGTGAGCCGCATAGATTTTTCTGATGTGCCTTTTAAAGCACTCGGTTATGAATGCTATATTTTTCCTGCCGAAAAAAAGGGCTACAGTGGTGTAGCTATCTTTACCAAGCTAAAACCTGATAATGTTGTAGAAGGTATAGGATTGCCACAATATGATGCCGAAGGCAGAAACCTCCGCTTGGATTTTGGCGATTTAAGCGTAATGAGTGCTTACTTTCCGAGCGGCACCACAGGTGATGAAAGGCAGGATGTAAAAATGCGGTATTTAGAAGATATTTATACCTACCTTCAAACATTACAAAAGGAGCGCAGTAAACTTATTGTTGCCGGAGACTATAATATATGCCATACGGCTATTGATATTCACGACCCTGTGCGTAATAAGGATGTATCGGGTTTTAAACCGGAAGAGCGCGCATGGATGGAAAAATTTTTCACCACCGGATTTACCGATAGTTTTAGGTTTCTGCATCCTACCGATTTGCATCAATACAGTTGGTGGAGCTATAGAGCCAATGCCCGAGCCAATAATAAGGGTTGGCGTATAGACTATATTGCCGCAACCGATAATTTGCGCAACCATATTGCTGAGGCACAGATACTTCAAGATGCTAAACATAGCGACCATTGCCCCGTGCTCTGCAAGCTCAACATGTAG
- a CDS encoding TonB-dependent receptor: MKRIFAFLCTCSTILLHAQTAKLVGKVTDEKGEALISANIIIDASKGLGAVTDYDGNYELAAPAGTYSVLYKYIGKDEKRVKVTLAEGEKKTLNVTLVEREQLMDVVVVTGSKYEKKMSEETVSMDVLKSDLLKSNNLNSLDAGMNRVPGVTVVDGQANIRGGAGWSYGAGSRVSILYDDMPIMSADAADAKWSAIPVENIEQVEIIKGAASALYGSSALNGIINARTAVPGNEPYTRLQMSAGLYEGPRANSTLGKTWDSKTHAFGNINFADRRKLGQVDLVSGIAYDGNKGYLDSSDGSWVRANVKIRWRVKQVEGLNLGINVTAYHSWGKTFFIWAGIDSLGYKPLPNSVSVYRTYRATIDPFINYYDKKDNHFSLRGRIFTSPNYNNTGQGSIPTKFYGEFQYSRPFFKNRKNFNMNLLAGAVGSHDKVSSPEGATGSLFGNKVGYSAAVYAQVDMKIVKTLNITLGTRWEYFQIEKDNSLKELPYPVFRIGANYQAAEATYIRASFGQGFRYPTIAEKYIRTSVGAIGIYPNPKIQPEKGYSAELGIKQGFKFGKWSGFVDAAGFYNGYTNMMEFTFGQFGNSLYDIVGGTSSPNYRPDQPLDPLFGVGFSSQNIGNIRILGTEILGAVTGKVGNDVNMNFIFGYTFIDPRVVGKNWDQTDLKLFNVYGDPVKVAGKDTPQVANPNSYAATSSSSSNVLKYRNRHTFRFDYTISYKVIEWNFNLQYNSYLENVDYAFVSPLFTGFEKGFNASPFSGLAEFRKRQENKAIKGDMILNTTFSWNITPKLKLGFLVKNLLNWEYTPRPGYYGEPRNYTMQFSYQFN, from the coding sequence ATGAAGCGGATTTTTGCATTCCTATGTACCTGCTCCACTATTCTCCTCCACGCACAAACAGCTAAGTTAGTTGGTAAGGTTACCGATGAAAAAGGTGAGGCCTTAATTAGCGCTAACATTATTATTGATGCCTCCAAGGGTTTAGGAGCCGTAACCGATTACGATGGCAATTACGAATTAGCTGCTCCGGCAGGAACTTATTCGGTATTGTATAAGTATATTGGTAAAGATGAAAAAAGAGTAAAAGTAACCTTGGCAGAGGGTGAAAAGAAAACACTCAACGTTACGCTGGTAGAGCGCGAACAATTGATGGATGTGGTGGTGGTAACCGGCAGTAAATACGAGAAAAAAATGAGTGAAGAAACTGTTTCTATGGATGTGCTTAAAAGCGATTTGCTTAAAAGCAACAACCTAAACTCTTTAGATGCCGGTATGAACCGTGTGCCGGGCGTAACGGTAGTAGATGGGCAGGCTAATATCCGCGGAGGTGCGGGCTGGAGCTATGGAGCCGGAAGCCGCGTTTCTATCCTATACGATGATATGCCAATTATGAGTGCCGATGCTGCTGATGCAAAATGGAGCGCCATTCCGGTAGAAAATATTGAGCAAGTAGAGATAATTAAAGGTGCAGCCTCTGCATTATATGGTTCTTCTGCATTAAATGGTATTATCAATGCCAGAACTGCCGTGCCGGGAAATGAGCCTTATACTCGCTTGCAAATGTCTGCCGGTTTATACGAAGGTCCACGTGCCAACTCTACCTTAGGAAAAACTTGGGATAGCAAAACACATGCTTTCGGAAATATAAATTTTGCAGACAGAAGAAAACTTGGGCAAGTAGATTTGGTTTCCGGCATTGCTTACGATGGCAATAAAGGATATTTAGATTCCAGCGATGGTAGTTGGGTTCGTGCCAACGTTAAAATCCGCTGGCGTGTAAAGCAGGTAGAGGGCTTAAATTTAGGTATCAACGTTACCGCTTACCATAGTTGGGGTAAAACCTTCTTTATCTGGGCAGGAATAGATTCTTTAGGCTATAAACCATTGCCTAATTCGGTGAGCGTATATAGAACTTACCGCGCCACCATAGATCCGTTTATTAACTATTACGATAAAAAAGACAACCACTTCTCGTTGCGCGGAAGAATTTTTACTTCGCCTAATTACAACAACACAGGGCAAGGTTCCATTCCTACCAAATTTTATGGAGAGTTTCAGTACTCTCGCCCGTTCTTTAAAAACAGAAAGAATTTTAATATGAATTTATTGGCAGGAGCCGTTGGTTCGCACGATAAGGTGTCGAGTCCCGAAGGTGCCACAGGTTCATTGTTTGGAAATAAAGTTGGGTACAGCGCTGCCGTGTATGCACAGGTGGATATGAAAATTGTGAAAACCCTCAACATTACCTTAGGTACTCGTTGGGAATACTTCCAGATAGAAAAAGATAACAGTTTAAAAGAGTTGCCTTATCCGGTATTCCGTATAGGTGCTAACTACCAAGCAGCAGAGGCTACTTATATCCGTGCTTCGTTTGGGCAAGGTTTCCGCTACCCTACCATTGCCGAAAAATACATCCGCACCAGTGTAGGCGCAATAGGAATTTATCCTAACCCTAAAATACAACCCGAGAAAGGATACAGCGCAGAATTGGGTATAAAACAAGGCTTCAAATTCGGTAAGTGGAGTGGCTTTGTAGATGCTGCAGGATTTTACAATGGATATACCAATATGATGGAGTTTACATTTGGTCAGTTTGGTAACTCTTTGTACGATATTGTGGGAGGAACCTCCAGTCCAAACTATCGTCCAGATCAGCCGTTGGATCCACTATTTGGCGTGGGATTCTCTTCACAAAACATTGGAAATATCAGAATTTTGGGAACCGAAATTTTAGGTGCAGTAACCGGAAAAGTGGGCAACGATGTAAATATGAATTTTATTTTTGGTTATACATTTATAGATCCAAGAGTGGTGGGAAAAAACTGGGATCAAACCGATTTGAAATTGTTTAATGTGTATGGCGATCCGGTAAAAGTAGCAGGGAAAGATACACCACAAGTTGCCAATCCTAATTCGTATGCAGCAACTTCATCATCTTCTTCTAATGTGTTGAAGTACAGAAACCGCCATACCTTCCGTTTCGATTACACTATTTCCTACAAAGTAATTGAGTGGAATTTTAATTTGCAGTACAATAGCTATTTAGAAAATGTGGATTACGCCTTTGTAAGCCCATTATTCACCGGATTCGAAAAAGGATTTAATGCTTCTCCATTCTCCGGTTTGGCAGAGTTTAGAAAACGCCAGGAAAATAAAGCCATTAAGGGCGATATGATTTTAAATACTACTTTCTCTTGGAATATTACACCTAAGTTAAAACTTGGTTTCTTAGTAAAGAACTTGCTTAACTGGGAATATACTCCTCGCCCTGGTTACTATGGCGAGCCAAGAAATTACACCATGCAGTTCTCTTATCAGTTTAATTAA
- the dinB gene encoding DNA polymerase IV, whose translation MPELRFILHKDLDSFFVSVERVLDPSLNGKPVIVGGNSNRGVVSSCSYEARALGVHSAMPTKKAYELCPQAVFISGNTAEYSRYSKMVTAVIADMVPLYEKASIDEFYIDLTGMEKFFGCYQYAQKIRQRIMDETGLPISFGLSVNKMVAKMATNSAKPNGHLFVPQEQVLDFLAPMAVRKIPFLGEKMEQELKKEGIATIAQLREVPLPKLIKQFGKQGVFLFNSARGINHSEVTPYHESKSLSVERTFDMDSSNREWLEKVVILLAEKLAQELRQEGMLASCVTLKLRFPDFKTVTRQMQIDYTASTQKLTSYLLQLFKELYSAGTPIRLLGIRFSDLVKGAHQTNLFDEERTPLYKAIDEVKLKYGSNKVSIAENIDMHNVKRNQDVRTASEKGEAH comes from the coding sequence ATGCCGGAATTGCGTTTTATTTTGCATAAAGATTTAGACTCTTTCTTTGTTTCGGTAGAAAGAGTTTTAGACCCTTCGCTTAATGGCAAACCGGTAATAGTGGGCGGCAACTCCAATCGGGGAGTGGTTTCTTCTTGTAGTTACGAAGCGCGAGCGCTGGGCGTGCACTCTGCCATGCCAACCAAAAAAGCCTATGAACTTTGCCCTCAAGCTGTTTTTATTTCAGGCAATACGGCAGAATATAGCCGCTATTCTAAAATGGTAACGGCTGTAATTGCCGATATGGTTCCTTTGTATGAAAAGGCTTCTATTGATGAATTTTATATAGACTTAACCGGTATGGAAAAGTTTTTTGGCTGCTACCAGTATGCACAAAAAATACGCCAGCGGATTATGGACGAAACCGGATTGCCCATTTCATTCGGACTTTCGGTAAATAAAATGGTAGCAAAAATGGCTACCAATAGCGCTAAACCCAACGGACATTTATTTGTACCCCAAGAGCAGGTGTTAGATTTTTTAGCTCCAATGGCTGTTCGAAAAATTCCGTTTTTGGGAGAAAAAATGGAACAAGAATTAAAGAAAGAAGGCATTGCCACCATTGCACAGTTACGTGAAGTGCCGCTCCCAAAATTGATAAAACAGTTTGGTAAGCAAGGTGTGTTTTTATTCAATAGCGCTAGAGGAATAAACCATAGCGAAGTAACTCCATATCACGAGTCGAAATCGTTGAGTGTTGAGCGCACTTTCGATATGGATTCTTCTAATAGAGAATGGTTAGAAAAGGTTGTAATACTCTTGGCCGAAAAATTGGCTCAAGAATTGCGACAAGAAGGAATGTTGGCATCGTGTGTAACACTAAAATTGCGCTTCCCCGATTTTAAAACGGTAACGCGGCAAATGCAGATAGACTATACTGCTTCAACCCAAAAACTTACAAGCTATTTATTACAACTTTTTAAGGAGCTATATAGTGCAGGCACGCCTATCCGCTTATTGGGAATTCGTTTTTCCGATTTGGTAAAAGGTGCGCACCAAACCAATTTGTTTGATGAGGAAAGAACACCTTTGTACAAAGCAATTGATGAGGTGAAACTAAAGTATGGCTCCAATAAGGTTTCGATAGCCGAAAACATAGATATGCACAATGTAAAGCGAAACCAAGATGTGCGTACCGCCAGCGAAAAAGGTGAGGCG